The following coding sequences lie in one Acipenser ruthenus chromosome 47, fAciRut3.2 maternal haplotype, whole genome shotgun sequence genomic window:
- the LOC131721036 gene encoding death-associated protein kinase 3-like yields the protein MAAFRQESVDEYYEMGEELGSGQFAIVRKCRERSTGNEYAGKFIKKRRLSSSRRGVSREEIEREVNILREIQHPNIITLHDIFENKTDVILILELVSGGELFDFLAEKESLTEEEATQFLKQILDGVHYLHSKSIAHFDLKPENIMLLDKNVASPRIKLIDFGIAHQITAGNEFKNIFGTPEFVAPEIVNYEPLGLEADMWSIGVITYILLSGASPFLGETKQETLTNISAVNYDFDEEYFVHTSELAKDFIRRLLVKDPKKRMTIEDSLQHPWIKVIKRRNVRKEDSDKKPERRRLKTTRLKEYTIKSHSSMPPNNTYVNFERFSKVLEEIAVAEDGLRELERNKLSCQEDIAALLSIYEEKESWYKEENESIEGDLGQIRLELQRTEAQRRQSQEEVRAALLSANALKRRFGRLENRFEVLAEQVASEMKWVEELVLSIEQEKRQGTSMR from the exons ATGGCTGCATTCAGACAGGAGAGCGTGGACGAGTACTACGAGATGGGAGAGGAGCTGGGCAG CGGTCAGTTTGCCATCGTTCGGAAGTGCCGTGAGAGGAGCACAGGAAACGAGTACGCAGGCAAGTTCATCAAGAAGCGCCGCCTGTCCTCGAGCCGGCGCGGAGTGAGCCGGGAGGAGATCGAGCGCGAGGTGAACATCCTGCGGGAGATCCAGCACCCCAACATCATCACGCTGCACGACATCTTCGAGAACAAGACCGACGTCATTCTGATCCTGGAGCTGGTGTCCGGGGGCGAGCTCTTCGACTTCCTGGCTGAGAAAGAGTCCCTGACGGAGGAGGAAGCCACACAGTTCCTGAAGCAGATCCTCGACGGAGTCCACTACCTGCATTCCAAGAGCATCGCGCACTTCGACCTCAAG CCTGAAAACATCATGCTGCTGGATAAGAATGTCGCCAGTCCCCGAATCAAGCTCATCGACTTTGGGATTGCGCACCAGATCACGGCTGGCAAcgagtttaaaaacattttcggAACCCCAGAGTTTGTGG CTCCAGAGATTGTGAACTATGAGCCTCTGGGATTAGAAGCAGACATGTG GAGTATTGGAGTGATTACCTATATCCT GCTGAGCGGTGCCTCCCCCTTCCTGGGGGAAACAAAGCAGGAGACCCTGACTAACATCTCTGCTGTGAACTACGACTTCGATGAGGAATACTTTGTGCACACCAGCGAGCTGGCCAAGGACTTCATCCGCAGACTGCTGGTCAAGGACCCCAA GAAGAGAATGACAATTGAGGACAGTCTACAGCATCCATGGATTAAG GTGATCAAGCGACGGAACGTGCGCAAGGAGGACAGTGACAAGAAGCCGGAGAGGCGCAGGCTCAAGACCACACGGCTGAAGGAATACACCATCAAGTCTCACTCCAGCATGCCTCCCAACAACACCTACGTGAACTTCGAGCGCTTCTCCAAGGTGCTAGAGGAGATCGCAGTGGCCGAAGACGGGCTGCGAGAGCTGGAGCGGAACAAGTTGTCCTGCCAGGAAGACATCGCTGCCCTGCTGTCCATCTACGAGGAGAAGGAAAGCTGGTACAAGGAGGAGAACGAGAGCATTGAGGGGGATCTGGGGCAGATCAGGCTGGAGCTGCAGCGCACAGAGGCCCAGAGGAGACAGAGCCAGGAGGAGGTGCGAGCGGCCCTGCTCTCCGCCAACGCACTCAAGAGGCGCTTCGGCCGCCTGGAGAACAGATTCGAGGTGCTGGCCGAGCAGGTGGCCTCCGAGATGAAGTGGGTAGAGGAGCTGGTGCTCTCCATCGAGCAGGAGAAGAGGCAGGGCACAAGCATGCGCTGA